A region of the Candidatus Eisenbacteria bacterium genome:
AGGCGGCGTAGCCGCACGCGCTGTCGAGAATGGTCGCCAGGATGCCGGCGTGAAGGAACCCGTGCTGCTGGGCGAGCTCCTCTCGATAGGGAAACGCGATCTCGACCATCCCAGGAGCGACGCGCGTCAGCTCCGCGCCCAACGTCGCCATGACCGCCTGGCGCGCGAAGCTCGCGCGCACGCGGGACTCGAATTCTGGATCCGGCGGCGTGAACGTGGTCGCCTCGACCGTCATGGCCGGACTCCGAGCCGATGGAGCTCCGCTTCGGCCGCGATGTGGCCGAACGCCGCCCAGGCGTCGCCCGCCATGACTTGTCGCATGGCCGCGATCGCCTCGGTGCGCCGGCCACTCGCCAAGTGCCAGCCCGCGACTCCGTAACCCACGGTCGCGAAGGTTGTGCCGCCTCTCCGCATCGCCGAGGCCAGCAGCGTGTCGGCCGTCACGCGCCCGCGGTAGAGCTGCAGCAAGTGGAAGTAGTCGTGGTTTTCGATGAGGTCGAAGTCGTCCCGAATGGGTTGCAGCAAGCGTTCCGCCTCCTCCATGCGTCCCAGCCGCACGAGCGTCTGCCACTGCCAATAAGTCGTCGCACACAGCTGGTCGGGATTGTTCGACACCTCACGGCAGCGCTCGTAAGAGTGGCGCGCCTTCTCGAAGTCCCCGGTCAGGTATTGGCCGAGAGCGAGGTGATACCACACGTTGGACTGGAGAGTGCTGGTGGGCGTGTTGCGCGCGTTCGGAATACCGTCGGGCTCGATCTGATCCGGCTGCCCCTCGATCAGTCGGGCCGCCTGGTCGAGGTCTGCGATCGCCGACTCGAAGCGGCGGAGCGTGAGATAGCGGTGGCCTCGATGGCGGTAGAGCCGCGCATCCTTGGGGTGCTGGCCGAGTGACGCGGAATAGATCCCGATGGCATCGCGGAAGCGGCCGAGATAGGCGGTGCGCCGCCCCAGCCAGATCGCGGCATCGGCGTCTGCGGGGTTGCGATCGTACTCTGCCTGCGCGCGGCCAAGCCGCGATTCGAGCGTGTCGCGCGTGTCGGCGCTCAGAGGGGCCGCGATCAGAGGCGTCCCGAACAGGGAGTAGGCCTCGGGCGAAGACGGCGGCCCCTGGACGGGCGGCTCCGAAACCGTGGCGCAGCCGGCCACCATGCACGCCGCGAGGAGCCCGCCCCAGCACCGCATACTCGCAGTCTAGCGGGCCCTCTCGGGGAGGGGTATCATGGCTGCGTTCACGGGGACCCTGTGCGTCCCCCCGTTCTCCCGACGGCCCTGTGTGCCGTCGTCACCGGAAAGGACGAGCCATGAACGCCCGCGATCCATTCGGCGCATTCGCCACCCTCGAGACTCCCGCCGGACGCTTCGGCATCCACCGTCTCGATCGCCTCGCCCAGGAAGTCGGCATCTCCCTCGAGCGATTGCCCTTCTCGATTCGCGTGCTGCTCGAATCGGCGCTTCGCAACTGCGACAACTATCAGGTCACCGAGGACGACGTGAAGCGCCTCGCCGCCTGGAACGGCGCGACCGGCGATCCGGTCGAGGTGCCGTTCAAGCCGGCGCGGGTGATCCTGCAGGACTTCACCGGCGTGCCCTGCGTGGTGGACCTGGCGGCGATGCGCGATGCCATGAAGCGCATGGGCGGCGATCCACGACGCATCAATCCTCTGGTGCCGGTCGATCTCGTCATCGATCACTCGGTGCAGGTGGACGTCTTCGGCAGCGTGATCGCGCTCGAGCGGAATGCCGAGATCGAGTTCGAGCGCAACCGCGAGCGCTACGAATTCCTGCGCTGGGGGCAGAAGGCGTTCTCGAACTTCCGCGTGGTGCCGCCGGCCACGGGAATCGTGCACCAGGTGAATCTCGAGTACCTGGCGAGCGTCGTGCGCAGCGATCAGGATCTGGCATTCCCCGATACGCTGGTCGGCACCGATTCCCACACCACGATGATCAACGGGCTCGGCGTGCTGGGCTGGGGTGTGGGCGGCATCGAGGCCGAGGCGGTGATGCTCGGCCAGCCGCTCTACCTGGTGATGCCGCAGGTGGTGGGCTTCAAGCTGACCGGGCAGTTGAAGGACGGCGTCACCGCGACGGATCTGGTGCTGACCGTGACCCAGATGCTGCGCAGGAAGGGCGTGGTCGACAAGTTCGTCGAGTTCTACGGACCAGGCCTCGCGGGCATGACGATCGCCGACCGCGCCACCATCGCCAACATGGCGCCCGAATACGGCGCAACCGTCGGGTACTTCCCGATCGACGACGAGACTTTGCGCTATCTCGAGCGCACCAATCGCGTGTCCGACGCGCGGCGGACGGAGGCCTATGCCAAGGAGCAGGGGCTGTTCCGCACGAGCCAGACCCCGGACCCGACCTTCACGGACACGCTGTCGCTCGAGCTGGGCGACGTGGAGCCGAGCCTCGCAGGGCCGAAGCGTCCCCAGGACCGGGTCGCGCTGCGCGAGATGAAGGGCAACTTCCGCCGCACGCTGATGGCGCCGGTCAAGGAGCGCGGCTACGGGCTTCCCGACTCCGCGGTGAGCGCGACGGTCGAGGTGGGCACCAACGGC
Encoded here:
- a CDS encoding PaaI family thioesterase yields the protein MTVEATTFTPPDPEFESRVRASFARQAVMATLGAELTRVAPGMVEIAFPYREELAQQHGFLHAGILATILDSACGYAAFSLMPADAEVLSVEFKINLLAPASGDRFAARARVLRPGRSVTVCEAEGWAIRGGQEKRVAHMVGTMMCVRDNPTLSG
- a CDS encoding tetratricopeptide repeat protein; this encodes MVAGCATVSEPPVQGPPSSPEAYSLFGTPLIAAPLSADTRDTLESRLGRAQAEYDRNPADADAAIWLGRRTAYLGRFRDAIGIYSASLGQHPKDARLYRHRGHRYLTLRRFESAIADLDQAARLIEGQPDQIEPDGIPNARNTPTSTLQSNVWYHLALGQYLTGDFEKARHSYERCREVSNNPDQLCATTYWQWQTLVRLGRMEEAERLLQPIRDDFDLIENHDYFHLLQLYRGRVTADTLLASAMRRGGTTFATVGYGVAGWHLASGRRTEAIAAMRQVMAGDAWAAFGHIAAEAELHRLGVRP
- the acnA gene encoding aconitate hydratase AcnA, with the protein product MNARDPFGAFATLETPAGRFGIHRLDRLAQEVGISLERLPFSIRVLLESALRNCDNYQVTEDDVKRLAAWNGATGDPVEVPFKPARVILQDFTGVPCVVDLAAMRDAMKRMGGDPRRINPLVPVDLVIDHSVQVDVFGSVIALERNAEIEFERNRERYEFLRWGQKAFSNFRVVPPATGIVHQVNLEYLASVVRSDQDLAFPDTLVGTDSHTTMINGLGVLGWGVGGIEAEAVMLGQPLYLVMPQVVGFKLTGQLKDGVTATDLVLTVTQMLRRKGVVDKFVEFYGPGLAGMTIADRATIANMAPEYGATVGYFPIDDETLRYLERTNRVSDARRTEAYAKEQGLFRTSQTPDPTFTDTLSLELGDVEPSLAGPKRPQDRVALREMKGNFRRTLMAPVKERGYGLPDSAVSATVEVGTNGDRAKLGHGAVVIAAITSCTNTSNPSVMVAAGLVARKARERGLKPKSYVKTSMAPGSKVVTRYLREAGLMEDLEYAGFHTVGYGCTSCIAEGTPVLLADGTACPIEDLPE